GTCACGGCCCGCCTGCAGCCCCCGATCGATGGGGCGCAGTGGACCGGCATCGTGTCGCGCATCGGCGTGCGGGCGCTGGAAACGGGCCTGGTGGATGCGGTGCTGTGCGTGCAGCAGAGCCCCGACGACCGCTTCACGCCGGTGCCGGTGCTGGCGCGCACCCCCGAGCAGGTGCTGGCGGCACGGGTGAACAAGCCCACCCTCTCCCCCAACCTGGAGGTGCTGGAGCAGTTACCCGGCAGCGGCATCCGCCGCCTGCTGGCCATCGGTGTGGGCTGCCAGGTGCAGGCGCTGCGGGCCGTGCAGGACACCCTGCCGCTGGATCAGCTCTACGTGCTCGGTCTGCCGTGCGTGGACAACGTGAGCCGCCAGGGGCTGCAGACCTTTCTGGAAAGCGCCAGCGATTCGCCCGCCACGGTGGTGCACTACGAGTTCATGCAGGACTTCCGCATCCACTTCCGCCACAGCGACGGCCGCGAGGAGACGGTGCCCTTCTTCGGTCTCGACACCCCCCGGCTCAAGGATGTGTTCGCCCCCAGCTGCCTCAGCTGCTTCGACTACGTGAACGGCGGCGCCGACCTGGTGGTGGGCTACATGGGCGCCACCTTCGGCCGTCAGTGGCTCACGGTGCGCAACGCCCGCGGCCAGGAGCTGCTCGATCTGGTGGAGGCGGAACTGGATCTGGCGCCGGTGAGCAGCCGCGGGGATCGCCGCGCCGCGGTGCAGCAGGGCATCGACGCCTACGACAAGGCGGTGCGCCTGCCCCGCTGGCTGGCTGAGGTGGTGGGCTTCCTCGTGCAGCGCGTCGGGCCTCAGGGGCTGGAGTATGGCCGCTTCTCGATCGATTCCCACTTCACCCGCAATGCCCTGTGGCTGCGGCGCCACCATCCTGAGATGGCCGAGCGCCACATCCCGGCCTTCGCCAAGGCGATCGTGGCGCGTTACCGCCTGCCGCGCACGTGAGCGACGCCGACCTTCCCCCAGGCCCCGGGACAGCGGGCCGCTGTGGTGTGCTGCTCCACCCCACGGCCCTGCCGGGCACGCCCGGCTGCGGCAGCTTCGGCGCCGCGGCCCACGCCTGGATCGACCTGCTGGCCGACCACGGCATCGACGCCTGGCAGTTGTTGCCACTGGCCCCCGCCGATGGCACCGGCTCTCCCTACAGCTCCCCCAGCGGCTTTGCGCTGAACGCCTGGTTTCTCGACGCTGACGCGCTGGTGGCCGATGGCTTTCTGGAAGCCGCCGATCTAGCCGCGCTGCCCCCCGGCCGCACCGATCGCCTCGACCTGGAGGCCTGCCCGCTCCGCTCGGCGGCCCTGGCCCAGGCGCTCGAGCGGCGCTGGCTCCAGCAGTCGGCTGAACGCCAGGCCGACTTCCAGCGCTGGTGCCAGGCGGCAGCTCCCTGGCTGGTGGAGCACTGCCGCTTCATGGTGCTGCGGGAGCTGCAGGGAGGCCTGCCCTGGTGGCAATGGCCTGTCCCGCTGGCGCAACGGCAGTGGCGGGCCCTGCGCCGCTTCGACCGGGAGCAGGCGGCGGCCCTGCGGCAGGAGGCCCTGGTGCAGTGGCACCTGGAGCGCCAGTGGCAGCAGCTGCATGACCATGCGCGCCATCGCGGCGTGCAGCTGATCGGCGATCTTCCTTTCTATGTGGCCCACGACAGTGCCGATGTCTGGGCTCGGCGCCGCCTCTTCTCGCTGCGCCGGGATGGTTCCCTCACCCAGCAGAGCGGTGTGCCGCCCGATTACTTCTCCGACACCGGCCAGCTGTGGGGGACACCCGTCTATCGCTGGTCGCTGCATCGCTTCACCGGCTTCCGCTGGTGGCTCCGGCGGCTGCAGGGGCAGCTGGAACGGCTCGATTTGCTGCGTCTGGATCACTTCCGCGCGCTGGAGTCGTACTGGGCGGTGCCCGGTGAGGCACTCACGGCCCAGCTGGGTGAATGGCGCGCTTCGCCAGGGGTGGCGCTGCTGAGGGCGTTGCGTCAACGGCTGGGCGGCCAACTGCCCCTGATCGCCGAAGACCTGGGCGTGATCACGCCTGCGGTGGAGGCTCTGCGCGACCGCTTTCGCCTGCCGGGTATGAAGATCCTGCAGTTTGCCTTCGACGGCAACGACGGCAACGCCTACCTGCCCGAGAACTACGTGGGCCGCCACTGGGTGGTGTATACAGGCACCCACGACAACGCCACCTGTATCGGCTGGTGGGACTCCCTGCCCGAGAATCAGCGCCGTCAGGTGGGTGAACGGATCGGCGAGATGATCGAGGCCCCAGGCTGGCAACTGCTGGAGCTGGCGCTCGCCTCGCGCGCCGAACTGGCGGTGGTGCCCCTGCAGGATCTGCTCAGCCTGGGCG
Above is a window of Synechococcus sp. MW101C3 DNA encoding:
- a CDS encoding Coenzyme F420 hydrogenase/dehydrogenase, beta subunit C-terminal domain, which encodes MTAAPPLPHERARPLPKGSTKPAKDLCSDCGLCDSRWVAYVRQACAFLQQRFEAMEQAAHGRSRDLSNEDELYFGVSQRMVTARLQPPIDGAQWTGIVSRIGVRALETGLVDAVLCVQQSPDDRFTPVPVLARTPEQVLAARVNKPTLSPNLEVLEQLPGSGIRRLLAIGVGCQVQALRAVQDTLPLDQLYVLGLPCVDNVSRQGLQTFLESASDSPATVVHYEFMQDFRIHFRHSDGREETVPFFGLDTPRLKDVFAPSCLSCFDYVNGGADLVVGYMGATFGRQWLTVRNARGQELLDLVEAELDLAPVSSRGDRRAAVQQGIDAYDKAVRLPRWLAEVVGFLVQRVGPQGLEYGRFSIDSHFTRNALWLRRHHPEMAERHIPAFAKAIVARYRLPRT
- the malQ gene encoding 4-alpha-glucanotransferase, whose product is MSDADLPPGPGTAGRCGVLLHPTALPGTPGCGSFGAAAHAWIDLLADHGIDAWQLLPLAPADGTGSPYSSPSGFALNAWFLDADALVADGFLEAADLAALPPGRTDRLDLEACPLRSAALAQALERRWLQQSAERQADFQRWCQAAAPWLVEHCRFMVLRELQGGLPWWQWPVPLAQRQWRALRRFDREQAAALRQEALVQWHLERQWQQLHDHARHRGVQLIGDLPFYVAHDSADVWARRRLFSLRRDGSLTQQSGVPPDYFSDTGQLWGTPVYRWSLHRFTGFRWWLRRLQGQLERLDLLRLDHFRALESYWAVPGEALTAQLGEWRASPGVALLRALRQRLGGQLPLIAEDLGVITPAVEALRDRFRLPGMKILQFAFDGNDGNAYLPENYVGRHWVVYTGTHDNATCIGWWDSLPENQRRQVGERIGEMIEAPGWQLLELALASRAELAVVPLQDLLSLGDQARFNTPGTAGEANWSWRLEQPVQQLSEPIAALAALAARYGRSAGGATDGSAAGAAAEPRAAAGGTR